The following proteins are encoded in a genomic region of Dokdonia donghaensis DSW-1:
- a CDS encoding glycosyltransferase family 9 protein yields the protein MARQKHILIIRLSAMGDVAMTVPVVYAFAKANPDIKISFLSKPFFEPIVSSIPNLEFVAANVTSEHKGVMGIWKLARELKKRGITHVADLHNVIRSKMLRTFLNLPSATLDKGRAEKKALTRENDKNFTQLATTVQRYKEVFDNLEFKDLVPEVLPKPNKAPAIIEFTAGYSRKWLGVAPFAAHLGKQYPLDYMKMVVEGIDLLNKYDIFLFGAPSEVTILNNLSDTCKNVKVVAGALKFKEELNLISQLDGMLSMDSGNAHLAAMYGVPTITLWGVTHPYAGFTPFNQEEHCIVSDRKKYPKIPTSIYGNVVPEGYEDVMKTILPERVIDKIKATI from the coding sequence ATGGCTAGACAAAAACATATTCTCATCATTCGGCTCTCTGCAATGGGAGATGTAGCGATGACGGTGCCTGTGGTTTACGCTTTCGCGAAAGCAAATCCAGACATAAAAATATCTTTTCTCTCAAAACCATTTTTTGAACCCATTGTAAGCTCCATACCTAACCTTGAATTTGTTGCTGCAAATGTCACTTCAGAACATAAAGGAGTGATGGGTATATGGAAACTCGCACGCGAGCTGAAAAAGCGAGGCATCACACACGTTGCAGACTTGCACAATGTGATACGTTCTAAAATGCTTCGTACCTTTCTTAATCTGCCTAGTGCAACTCTAGATAAAGGAAGAGCCGAAAAGAAAGCACTCACTAGAGAAAACGATAAGAACTTTACACAACTTGCTACAACTGTACAGCGCTACAAAGAAGTTTTTGACAACCTAGAATTTAAAGACCTAGTTCCAGAGGTTTTACCAAAACCCAATAAAGCGCCAGCAATCATTGAGTTTACAGCAGGCTATAGTCGTAAGTGGCTGGGAGTAGCACCTTTTGCCGCTCACCTAGGTAAGCAGTATCCTCTAGATTATATGAAAATGGTAGTAGAAGGAATAGACCTCTTAAATAAGTACGATATCTTTCTTTTTGGAGCACCTTCAGAAGTGACTATACTCAATAACCTCTCAGATACCTGTAAAAATGTAAAGGTCGTAGCTGGAGCACTTAAATTTAAAGAAGAACTTAATCTTATAAGTCAGCTAGACGGGATGCTTTCTATGGATAGTGGTAACGCACACCTCGCAGCAATGTATGGCGTGCCTACGATAACACTCTGGGGAGTAACGCATCCCTACGCAGGGTTCACTCCATTTAATCAAGAAGAGCACTGTATAGTGTCAGACAGAAAAAAGTATCCAAAAATCCCAACCTCAATATATGGTAATGTAGTGCCAGAAGGGTATGAAGATGTAATGAAAACCATCTTACCAGAACGGGTAATAGATAAGATTAAAGCAACTATCTAG
- a CDS encoding NAD(P)H-dependent flavin oxidoreductase yields the protein MSTTKPTLNDLLGITHPIIMAPMFLVSNVAMLKAGMESGIAACVPALNYRTIEELKAAITELKAAKVPGGAFGINLIVNKSNMKYPAQLEAACELGVDFIITSLGSPRMVIEKAKPKGIKVFCDVTDLSYSKKVEAMGCDALVAVNNQAGGHRGNIAPEALIKELNENCAIPVITAGGVANKSDLDRAMSYGAIGASIGSPFIASEEAPVSQEYKQACVDYGAEDIVMTQKISGTPCTVINTPYVQKIGTKQTWLEGILNKNKKLKKWVKAIRFAKGMRDTTKAAQGATYKTVWVAGPSIEQTTAIEPVATIIKKFI from the coding sequence ATGAGCACAACAAAACCTACCCTTAACGACTTACTAGGCATTACTCACCCTATTATTATGGCACCTATGTTTCTGGTGTCTAACGTGGCAATGCTAAAAGCCGGAATGGAGAGTGGCATTGCTGCTTGTGTGCCAGCACTTAATTATAGAACTATAGAAGAGCTTAAAGCTGCCATTACTGAGCTTAAAGCGGCAAAAGTACCTGGAGGAGCCTTCGGGATAAATCTTATTGTAAATAAATCTAATATGAAGTACCCTGCACAGCTGGAAGCAGCTTGTGAGCTAGGTGTAGACTTCATTATCACATCTCTCGGGTCACCTAGAATGGTTATCGAGAAGGCAAAACCAAAGGGAATTAAAGTATTCTGCGATGTTACAGACTTGAGCTATTCAAAAAAGGTAGAAGCAATGGGTTGTGACGCACTAGTTGCAGTAAATAATCAAGCAGGAGGTCACAGAGGTAATATCGCTCCAGAAGCACTTATAAAAGAGCTTAATGAAAACTGCGCGATACCAGTAATAACTGCCGGTGGAGTTGCAAACAAGAGTGACCTAGACCGTGCAATGTCTTATGGCGCAATAGGAGCAAGTATAGGAAGCCCTTTTATAGCTTCAGAAGAGGCACCTGTATCGCAAGAGTACAAGCAAGCTTGTGTAGATTATGGTGCAGAAGATATTGTGATGACACAAAAAATATCTGGAACACCGTGTACAGTTATTAATACTCCTTATGTTCAAAAGATAGGAACAAAACAAACCTGGTTAGAGGGTATTCTTAATAAGAATAAGAAGCTCAAAAAATGGGTGAAAGCCATTCGTTTTGCAAAGGGTATGCGTGATACCACAAAGGCCGCACAGGGAGCTACTTATAAAACCGTATGGGTTGCAGGACCATCTATAGAGCAAACCACAGCGATAGAGCCTGTGGCAACTATTATCAAGAAGTTTATATAG